The Caldicellulosiruptor acetigenus DNA window TAAGCTTCCACAAGTAGCCAGAGAAGACTACCTGTGGAAGCTTCAAATTATTCCCTTTTTATTTTTTCTTCAAGAACTTGTCGACATTTGTTTTATCAACTATAACAGTAGGTGTCACTATAAACTTATTCACCTTCTGACCTCTTATAACCTTGTCCAGAGCCTCAATAGCTTTTGCTCCAATAACATCCGGGTAGACATACAATGTAGCTGTAAGTTCGCCTTTTGTAATTGCCTCCAAAGCATTTGGATTACCATCTATTCCAATTGTTAAGATGTCCTTTCTACCTGCAGCTTTGCATGCCTGAGCAGCACCAAGTGCCATTTCATCAGAAAGACCATAGAATACTTCTATGTCAGGATGTGCCTGAAGCATATTCATTGCAGCATTCATGGACTTTTCTCGCTCCCAATCACCCGGCTGAACTGCAACTACTTTGATTCCAGGATACTTCTTCTTTATCTGGTCCATAAATCCTCCTTCTCTTTCACGTGTGTGATAACCTGGCAGCCCTTCGATGATTGCTACCTTAGCCTTGCCTTTTTTTACTTTTGCAATATAATCTGCAACCTTTTTGCCGCCTTCTCGTTGATTGTACCCAACATATGCTTCTACTTTACATTTTGGAAGTTCAGTAAGTGAATTGAACACAACAACTGGAATTTTAGCTTCGTTTGCTTTTCTGACTGCTGCCGCAATAGCATCAGCGTTTATAGCACAAAGAGCTATTCCTTTTACCTTCTTTGTGACAAGGTCCTCTACAATCTTGACTTGTCCTGCAAAATCACTTTCTCTCTCTGGTGCTAAAACAGTAAACTTATACCCCAACTTTTCTGCCATGGGTTTTGCACCACTGATGGTTCCTGCATAAAATGGCGAAACCATTCCTGGTGGAACAAAAGCTATTTCTCCTTTTGTAGCTTTCTTGGAAGCTGCAACAACCTTACCCGAATCAGAAACTATCAAACCAATTCCAATCACAGCAACAAGAAAAACCACTGCCAACAAAATACCTACAACTCTGCTAATTTTAAAATTTCTAACCCTCATTTTAACTCCTCCTCGCTTTTGGAATTTATTGTTCAACTAAATTATATGAATTTTCTATAAAAAAGTCAATTTATCACTCCCTATTTTTTATGCTAAAGTTGTATACGTACAAGTAATGAATCATTTTTAAAAACTTTTCGAACATATAATATGAACAATTAGATAATGATTTAGAACATTTTTTCAGTAAAAATTCAAAAGTAATCATATAAAATTCTAAGTCCTTTTACCATCATAATAATAGTGGTGGTAATTCTCTGTATAAATTGTTTATTATTTCATTGATTTGCTGGCTTTTGAATGAACTTCTTTTTATGACCAAATTATTTTAATATTGTCGGTTAAATGCTTTTGCACTCTGCATAACAATCAATCTTATATCTTTTCTTACTTATGTTTAAATTTTTGAGTTTTTCAGTTTAGTTTAAGATTTCGAATATAAATCCCAGTAAAGAAGATTTGACATTTATGGACACGAACTACTTGACCAAAGTTCATGGAAGTGATTGGAGAGTTCCATGAGCGCGGGGGAATATCAACAAAAGTAGTGGCAAGGTACGAAAAATGACACCTTGCCACTTTTTTGATCCTCTATCTTTTATTCCGCCCCTTCAAACATATTCACTACAAACTGTAGATTGTCAAGCCTAAAAAGCGAGAAGTTGTCCCAGAAGATGCAGCTTCCACACACAATGAGTTTTCCGCCACTTTCAAATCTTCTTTGAGCAATGAGCACAGGCGATTTTTTGCCGCTGTCTGTGAGGCTTGTCTTTCTTGCCCTCAGCACAATCTCAGCTCCCTTTCCTACCTCAAGAGGAGCTGAGTACGGGAACACAACCTCTTTTACACCTTCGCGGTAAAGTTTTACTTCATCTGTTGTTATTATAAAAAGGTCATCTTCTAAATGGTGAATCTCATCCTTTATACCTTCTGGCAGTATGTCTATTCCATATTCTCTTGTTATGCTATTGCAAATCTCAGAAACACCATCTTTGTTTTTGAAATGCGCTGTGAAGACGATTCTTTTGCCCTTTTGTACCAAGGCTTCTCTTATTTTTTCCTTCTCATCATCGCTGAAAGGATTTTCTGGATAGTTGAAAACTATGACATCATACTCAAAAAGCCTGTCAAAATGGTCTACCTCTTCAATTTCAATTTTTCTTTTACAAAGCTCCTTGTAAAGCCCTGAAAAGTAATAGCCGTCTGTGAGCAGAAACTCCTGGTGAGTTGCGCTCCATGCAACCTTCATCCTTTTTCTCACCCTGTGTGCTTTAGTTTTTTCAATATTTGGTTAGTCAAATTCTCATTTAATACTTTATATAATTTATTTTACCATCCTCAAAATTCTTCTCAAAAGCCTTAAAATGTGCAAAATTGTTCTTCATAGGTGTATTTATTTTTTGTCAGAAAGTGATATTATTATATGTGTAATCCTGAAAAACTCAAAGTACTTAAAAATTTTGAAGGGAGCGATTGACAGGGACAATGCACGGTCAAGAAAACAGAAAAATAAACAAAAATATACTCATCGCAACAACACTTTCTTCTTTTTTGGTGCCGTTTATGTCAAGTGCAGTCAACATTGCAGCACCAGATATAGCAAAAAGTTTCAAGCTCAACGCTGAAGAGCTGAACCTTGTGATAAGCATATTTTTGATATTCTCTGCAGCCTTCATTCTACCCATGGGAAAACTTTCTGACACATTTGACAGAACAAAGATATTCAAAACAGGACTTTTGCTGTTTACCCTTTCAACCCTGATGTGTGCACTTTCAAACACGGTAGAAATTCTTTTTGTTTTCCGCGCACTGCAGGGATTTTTCTCAGCATTCACATTTGTGACCTCAATGGCAATATTGATTGAGAATCACTCACCACAAATACGAGGAAGGCTTTTGGGGATAAACACAGCAGTTGTGTACCTTGGAACATCTTTAGGACCTTTTTTGGGTGGCGTGCTTGTAAAGCTGTGGGGATACAGGAGCATATTTTTGTTCGGATTTGCCATAGGACTTGTTGGATCATTTGTGAGCCTGTTTTTGCTTCACAAAGAAGTGAAAAATACAAGGCAGGCAAAATTACTCGACAGTCTCAAATCGCTTGACAAAATAGGTACAATCCTGTCGATGACAGGGCTTTTTCTTTTGATGTACGGAGCATCTACATTTGAGCTTAGGAATACCTCTAAAATTCTGTTTTTTGCAGGGCTAATTTTGATGATAATTTTTGTTGTTGCAGAGGCAAAACTTCAAAATCCTATTTTGGACGTAAAACTGTTTGTAAAAATCCCGCAGTTTGGATTTTCAAACTTAGCAGCACTTATAAATTACAGCTGCACATTTTCTGCATCTTACCTTCTGTCACTGTACCTCCAGCTTGTAAAAGCTCTGCCCTCCCAGCTTGCCGGCTCAGTCTTGATTGTCCAGCCACTTTCGCAGGTTATAACCTCATTGATTTCTGGTAGAGCATCTGAAAAGATAGAACCGCGAAAGTTCGCAACAGCCGGCATGGTCCTTACAACCATAGGTCTTTTTGTTTTTTCGCTCTTTAGCAGCAAGACAAGCCTTGTCTTGGCAGTAGCCAACCTTCTTTTGATGGGAATTGGTTTTGGACTTTTTTCATCGCCAAACACAAATGTTGTCATGAGCTGTGTGCCAAAATCGCTCTATGGCACGGCATCATCAACAATATCTGTCATGAGAGTTGTAGGTCAGGCATTCTCAATGGCAATTGTTTCTTTTGTATCAATCATGTTTTTGAAGGGTGTAAAGCTTTCACACGAAAACTATCTTCTTATTCTGAAGAGCATGAAGACAAGCTTTTTAGTGTTCGCAAGCCTTTCCATTCTGGGAATTGTTGCGTCGTACAAGAGAGGTAACATATATGGTAGAAATAGCTGAGCAGAAAAAGGGGCAGTACTTTGAAAAAAGTGAACTGCCCCTTTTCATTTCAGAACCTTTATATCCTCAACAACCGGATTTGACTGGGGATTTTGTTGATTTGTCTTAAAAGTAACCTCAACATCGGTATTTTCATCAAGATAAGAGACCTTGTCTGCAACATTGCTTATCTGCAGAACAACATGTTTTTGGTCAAACACAAACTCTGCAAAGTTGTTGTCTGCAAGCCCCACAAACTTACCCTTTAGAGTCACCTTGTCAGGCTTTTTTAAGCTTACAATTCGGGGGTTGCCATCATCTTGAGGTTTTTCAAAGTCAATTTCAACAATCTCACCCTCTGAAAGCTCTACCCCTTTTTTGACCTTCTCATCAATCTCAAATTCTTTGTAGTCAAACTCAGTATTAAGAAGCGAAAGCTGTATAGTATGTGCATCAACACCGCCATCAAATCTTGCAAAAGCTTTGTAAACCTCTGATGAAATGGTTGTATCCTGCTGTTGCTGTTCGGATGGCTGCGAGTTTGTAGTCTGCTCCTTTTGCGCTTGGCTGGTTGCGTTCTGGTCATTTTCCTCTTGCAATTGCTGGGACGGCTTATTTCCCTGTAAAGTTTGGTCGACAGTAGCAGGTTTTTTAGCAAAATGTCCTGCCATGTAATATCCAGCCAAAATACCAAGAGCACATACTGCCACGATCAAAACCACAAGCCAAACTTTTTTGGTATTGTCTTTACCTCTTTTCATAGACATTCCAAACTCCCTTTCGGCTGCAAAAAAAACAAACCCACATTCTTAATTTATACCTATTAGTCTACAGCAAAGCCAAAGCAAAATCAATGGAATTTTAAGACGCAGCAGCTCTTTTGTAGTGCCTGCTCTGACCTTTCCCCTGTCCTACTTTTCTTCCAAGCGAAACAATGATTGACTCAATACAGCCTCTACACTTTGTCGCATCTTCATTTATGCAAATCTTACCAGGATATAGCTCATATTTGAGCTTGTACTTGAGGTCATTTACATTTGGCATCACAATGTTTGCACCGCACATAAGTCCCTTTTGTCTTCCAAGAGGGTCTAAAGTGCCAAGCGCAGTTGTTGCCGGAATATTGGCATCTGGAATCAAAAGCCTCAAAATGGCAATGCTCTTGAGTGTCAAATCAACCGACCCTTCCTTTGCATCTTTTAGAGGCGTCTGCGGATGAGGAATAAAAGGTCCGATGCCTATCATATCTGCATCCAGCTCTTTTACAAGAAGTATGTCCTGTGCCAAATCATCAATAGTCTGCCCCGGAAGGCCTATCAAAAAACCTGTCCCAAGCTCATACCCAAGGCTTTTGATCCATTTGAGACATTCTATCCTGTTTTCAAAGCTCATTCCGGGATGATATTTTTCATATAGCTGCCTGTTTGAAGTTTCAAACCTCATCAAAAACCTGTCCGCCCCAGCATCTTTGAAAGCTTTGTACTCATCATATGACCTTTCACCAATCGAAAGGGTTATAGCAACATCCACGCTGCTTTTTATCTTTTTTATGATTGAACACAGCATGTCTTTATTGTAATACATATCCTCACCAGACTGTAGAACTACCGTTCGATATCCCATTTGATATGCCCTTTTTGCAACCTCTACTATCTCATCTTCCTGCATTCTGTATCGCTGAGCTTGGTTATTGCTTCGTCTCAGGCCACAGTAAAAACAATCGTTTTTGCAGTAGCTTGAAAACTCAATAAGCCCTCTTAAAAAGACCTCGTCACCAACATGCTCTTTCCTAACCCTGTCTGCTGTTTTAAAAAGAAGATCTTTATCCTCACCTTCTGCCATCAGCAAAATCTTTATTTCATCCTTTGTAAGAATATTCTCATGACACGCTTTTTCTAAAATATCTCTCACTTTCATCTTATCGGCTCTCTCCTGTCATAAAGAAAATTTTGAGTATTTCTATCTACTTTGCCGGTATTGATTTTATTATACCACATTTTAAACAGGTTTAAAAGTCAATTTCCATCCACCTTTTCCCAGAATGGTATACATATTTATTTTTGTGGTATAATTGAATAAGGAAAGAGGGGAGGAATATTCGTTGCAAAGCAAAAATAAAAAAGTAAAAAAACAAACGCCGTTTAGGCTTTTTCTCAAAAGCTTTGTAAGAACTCTTCTTGTGCTTTTGATTGCAAGCATGGCAGTTTTAATCGGTGCCGGTTTTGGAATGGTCACAGGATACATAAAGGCAATACCGCCAAACGCTCTGGATATCATAACCTCTTCAGCAGATAGCCAGACAACAATTGTCTACGACCAGAGCGGAAACGAAATTGCCCGGCTTCATGGGAATGAAAACAGAATAAGAGTGCCGTACAGCAAGAT harbors:
- a CDS encoding sugar ABC transporter substrate-binding protein; this translates as MRVRNFKISRVVGILLAVVFLVAVIGIGLIVSDSGKVVAASKKATKGEIAFVPPGMVSPFYAGTISGAKPMAEKLGYKFTVLAPERESDFAGQVKIVEDLVTKKVKGIALCAINADAIAAAVRKANEAKIPVVVFNSLTELPKCKVEAYVGYNQREGGKKVADYIAKVKKGKAKVAIIEGLPGYHTREREGGFMDQIKKKYPGIKVVAVQPGDWEREKSMNAAMNMLQAHPDIEVFYGLSDEMALGAAQACKAAGRKDILTIGIDGNPNALEAITKGELTATLYVYPDVIGAKAIEALDKVIRGQKVNKFIVTPTVIVDKTNVDKFLKKK
- a CDS encoding MFS transporter; the protein is MHGQENRKINKNILIATTLSSFLVPFMSSAVNIAAPDIAKSFKLNAEELNLVISIFLIFSAAFILPMGKLSDTFDRTKIFKTGLLLFTLSTLMCALSNTVEILFVFRALQGFFSAFTFVTSMAILIENHSPQIRGRLLGINTAVVYLGTSLGPFLGGVLVKLWGYRSIFLFGFAIGLVGSFVSLFLLHKEVKNTRQAKLLDSLKSLDKIGTILSMTGLFLLMYGASTFELRNTSKILFFAGLILMIIFVVAEAKLQNPILDVKLFVKIPQFGFSNLAALINYSCTFSASYLLSLYLQLVKALPSQLAGSVLIVQPLSQVITSLISGRASEKIEPRKFATAGMVLTTIGLFVFSLFSSKTSLVLAVANLLLMGIGFGLFSSPNTNVVMSCVPKSLYGTASSTISVMRVVGQAFSMAIVSFVSIMFLKGVKLSHENYLLILKSMKTSFLVFASLSILGIVASYKRGNIYGRNS
- the hydE gene encoding [FeFe] hydrogenase H-cluster radical SAM maturase HydE, which produces MKVRDILEKACHENILTKDEIKILLMAEGEDKDLLFKTADRVRKEHVGDEVFLRGLIEFSSYCKNDCFYCGLRRSNNQAQRYRMQEDEIVEVAKRAYQMGYRTVVLQSGEDMYYNKDMLCSIIKKIKSSVDVAITLSIGERSYDEYKAFKDAGADRFLMRFETSNRQLYEKYHPGMSFENRIECLKWIKSLGYELGTGFLIGLPGQTIDDLAQDILLVKELDADMIGIGPFIPHPQTPLKDAKEGSVDLTLKSIAILRLLIPDANIPATTALGTLDPLGRQKGLMCGANIVMPNVNDLKYKLKYELYPGKICINEDATKCRGCIESIIVSLGRKVGQGKGQSRHYKRAAAS